In one Niallia taxi genomic region, the following are encoded:
- the glpK gene encoding glycerol kinase GlpK has protein sequence MRNHYILAIDQSTSGTKALLINHQGQIVEKQTAVHKQIYPQSGWVEHDPVEIYENVKQVINKIGADNPSISQKMNTLTITNQRETIVIWDKRTGEPVYNAIVWQCRRTTSICTSLKETGYEEVVHASTGLKIDPYFSATKAKWILDNVPGVRERAEKGDLLLGTIDSWLIWKLTNGRVHATDVTNASRTLLFNIYTLSWDEELLKIFTIPKNMLPEVKYSDEIFGIVEDSELFINKLPISGVIGDSQAALYAQQCFDKKSAKATFGTGTSVMVYTKECVEAKEGLVTSVAWGSNGKVHYAMEGIINTTGDIIRWMKDDLTLFATFDEAEQLAYMLDDNEGVYLVPAFVGLGAPYWKPEIRASITGMSRSTKKAHIVRAGLESIVYQVKDVLQLIEKETNIAVIELRVDGGATTNQFLMQFLADILGIKVMVSAISELSALGSVYLGGLGSSFWTSEEISALHTEKHMFEPKMNKEAREQFYLEWKRAVYSAIG, from the coding sequence ATGCGTAATCATTATATCCTTGCGATAGATCAAAGTACTTCTGGAACAAAAGCACTGCTTATTAATCACCAAGGTCAGATTGTTGAAAAGCAAACAGCTGTTCATAAGCAAATTTATCCTCAATCGGGTTGGGTCGAGCATGACCCGGTTGAGATTTATGAAAATGTAAAGCAAGTAATCAATAAAATTGGCGCGGATAATCCGTCGATATCACAAAAAATGAATACCCTTACAATTACGAACCAACGGGAGACTATCGTTATTTGGGATAAACGAACAGGTGAGCCGGTATATAATGCAATTGTTTGGCAGTGTCGAAGAACGACTTCCATTTGTACTTCCTTGAAAGAAACGGGATATGAGGAGGTAGTTCATGCAAGTACTGGTCTTAAAATTGATCCGTACTTCTCCGCAACAAAGGCAAAATGGATTTTAGATAATGTCCCAGGAGTGAGAGAAAGAGCGGAAAAGGGAGACTTGTTACTCGGAACAATTGACAGCTGGTTAATATGGAAGCTGACAAATGGGAGGGTTCACGCAACAGATGTTACAAATGCCAGCAGGACCCTTTTGTTCAATATTTACACTTTAAGCTGGGATGAAGAGCTGCTGAAGATTTTTACTATCCCAAAGAACATGCTGCCTGAAGTTAAATATTCGGATGAAATCTTTGGAATCGTAGAGGATAGCGAGCTATTCATAAATAAGCTGCCAATATCAGGAGTAATCGGTGACTCGCAGGCAGCTTTATATGCCCAACAATGTTTTGATAAGAAAAGCGCTAAAGCAACCTTTGGTACAGGAACATCCGTAATGGTTTACACGAAGGAATGTGTGGAGGCGAAAGAAGGGTTAGTTACTTCTGTAGCTTGGGGCAGTAATGGTAAGGTGCATTATGCTATGGAAGGAATTATAAACACTACAGGCGATATTATCCGATGGATGAAGGATGATTTAACATTATTTGCAACCTTTGATGAGGCAGAACAGTTGGCATATATGCTTGATGATAATGAAGGGGTATATTTAGTGCCTGCATTTGTTGGCTTAGGCGCGCCATATTGGAAACCAGAAATTCGGGCTAGTATTACTGGGATGAGCAGAAGCACGAAAAAAGCTCATATTGTAAGAGCTGGCTTAGAAAGCATCGTTTATCAAGTAAAAGATGTTCTGCAGCTAATCGAAAAGGAAACGAATATTGCAGTAATAGAGTTACGAGTAGATGGTGGGGCAACAACGAATCAATTTTTAATGCAGTTTTTAGCCGATATTCTTGGTATTAAGGTTATGGTTTCGGCGATTTCTGAGTTATCGGCACTTGGTTCTGTTTATTTAGGTGGGCTTGGGTCGAGCTTTTGGACATCTGAAGAGATTTCAGCGTTACATACGGAGAAACATATGTTTGAACCGAAAATGAATAAAGAAGCAAGAGAGCAGTTTTACTTAGAATGGAAGAGAGCAGTTTACTCAGCGATAGGCTAA
- a CDS encoding PTS transporter subunit EIIC, which produces MSYEKLAKKIVQEVGGKENINSVIHCVTRLRFKLKDQSIANTEVLKELEGVMTVIKSGGQYQVVIGEHVSSVFAEVIKLIGGEAPQADETTEESTEKNTIFSKFVSLISGIFMPVMGAMAAAGILKGFLVALTVVGWINEEMGVYKILYAASDAFFYFMPILLGFSAGKVFKTNAYITATIGAALVYPTMIEIYSAGEQLSFLQIPVILMNYTQSVIPIILASFLTAKLEKVLLKIIPKSLQLIFVPLFITVIIVPLSFIVIGPISVYASELLAKGAMSVYSLSPLIAGLLLAGIWQIAVMFGLHWAFIAIFINNITTLGYDPINALLYCTVFAQTGAALAVSLRTRETKMKSLSTTATISGFLGITEPAIYGVNLPLKKPFIFACVGGGVGGAIAGFFNAKMYGGFASGGVFGIPMFINPDGISWEFYGFTISLVAALITAFLLTFLFGLSNKVSSTKTTTTVKASTNG; this is translated from the coding sequence ATGAGTTATGAAAAACTTGCCAAGAAAATCGTTCAAGAGGTGGGAGGCAAAGAGAATATTAATAGTGTCATCCACTGTGTAACACGCCTAAGGTTTAAGCTGAAGGATCAATCGATTGCAAATACGGAGGTATTAAAAGAACTAGAAGGAGTTATGACAGTTATAAAAAGTGGTGGTCAATACCAAGTAGTCATTGGAGAACATGTTAGCAGTGTCTTTGCTGAAGTAATAAAATTGATTGGGGGAGAAGCACCTCAAGCAGATGAAACTACAGAAGAATCAACGGAAAAGAATACGATATTCAGCAAGTTTGTATCCTTAATTTCTGGAATCTTTATGCCTGTTATGGGAGCAATGGCTGCTGCCGGGATACTAAAAGGCTTCTTAGTAGCATTAACAGTAGTTGGCTGGATAAATGAAGAAATGGGTGTATATAAGATTTTATATGCAGCATCTGATGCATTCTTCTACTTTATGCCAATTCTCTTAGGGTTTTCAGCAGGTAAAGTATTTAAAACAAATGCTTATATTACGGCTACAATCGGAGCGGCGCTTGTATATCCTACTATGATTGAAATTTATAGTGCAGGGGAGCAGTTAAGCTTTCTGCAGATTCCAGTTATCCTTATGAATTATACACAATCCGTTATCCCAATCATTCTAGCATCGTTTTTAACAGCTAAATTAGAGAAAGTTCTTTTGAAAATTATCCCTAAATCTTTACAATTGATTTTTGTTCCATTATTCATTACCGTTATAATTGTTCCGTTATCCTTTATTGTAATTGGTCCAATCTCTGTATATGCAAGTGAATTACTAGCTAAAGGTGCCATGTCTGTTTATTCATTAAGTCCGCTTATTGCAGGCTTGCTGCTAGCAGGTATTTGGCAAATTGCCGTCATGTTTGGTTTACACTGGGCATTTATTGCGATTTTCATTAATAATATTACAACATTAGGATATGATCCTATTAATGCATTACTATATTGTACTGTGTTTGCTCAAACGGGAGCAGCTTTAGCTGTTTCGTTGAGAACAAGAGAAACAAAAATGAAATCGTTATCAACGACAGCTACAATTTCAGGATTCCTCGGAATTACAGAGCCTGCCATATATGGTGTTAACTTACCACTGAAGAAGCCATTTATTTTTGCTTGTGTTGGCGGCGGTGTCGGCGGAGCGATTGCAGGATTCTTTAATGCGAAAATGTATGGAGGATTTGCATCAGGTGGTGTCTTTGGTATCCCAATGTTTATTAATCCAGATGGAATTAGCTGGGAGTTTTATGGATTTACCATTTCATTAGTTGCTGCATTGATTACTGCGTTTTTGTTAACATTTCTTTTCGGTCTATCTAATAAAGTGAGTTCAACAAAAACTACAACTACTGTAAAAGCGAGTACGAATGGTTAA
- a CDS encoding apiosidase-like domain-containing protein, with the protein MIELRVAENKQYLETEKGERFFYLADTVWSAFTNATLEEWNDYLNYRKTQGFNVLQINILQQWDASDTDVNMKPFAYKEDGSFDFNQRNDAYFERAEKMVAMAVEKGFVPALVLLWCNYVPETWGSEISNINNMPFELVEDYVKYVDGKFSKYNPIYLVSGDTDFPTELATSYYSLALNTIKQLSPQCLTTSHIRGRLTEIPNELLHSDKLDFYMFQSGHNIQFQNTSYTLAEEFSNKPVKRPALNSEPCYEQMGYSRNIYGRFSRFDVRKAAWQSLLSGAEAGVTYGAHGIWSWHKQEKNFGLVGEAFDKPYDWRDAVKFEGAWDYAFAKKIFHLFNLKDLQPLKIVMKNTDEIRVASSKDASRIAIYLPVNTTLKLDTTLEDYDFTIIDLEHRRFGEASVTIEDNITTIGMHSFDSDVVIIGEKRR; encoded by the coding sequence TTGATAGAGTTAAGAGTAGCGGAAAATAAACAATACCTTGAAACGGAAAAAGGTGAAAGGTTTTTTTACCTGGCAGATACTGTTTGGAGTGCTTTTACGAATGCTACGTTAGAGGAATGGAATGATTATCTTAACTATCGAAAAACACAAGGCTTTAATGTACTCCAAATTAATATCCTTCAACAATGGGATGCAAGTGACACAGATGTTAATATGAAGCCATTTGCATACAAGGAAGATGGCTCATTCGATTTTAATCAAAGAAATGATGCTTACTTTGAACGTGCAGAAAAAATGGTGGCAATGGCAGTGGAAAAAGGATTTGTACCGGCACTTGTCCTGCTGTGGTGTAACTATGTGCCTGAAACATGGGGTTCGGAGATCAGTAATATCAATAATATGCCTTTTGAATTGGTAGAGGATTATGTGAAATATGTTGACGGCAAATTTTCGAAATACAATCCCATTTATTTAGTAAGTGGCGATACGGATTTCCCAACAGAATTAGCAACTAGCTACTATTCACTTGCGTTAAATACAATCAAACAATTAAGCCCACAATGTTTAACAACATCACATATAAGAGGAAGATTAACCGAAATTCCTAATGAACTGCTGCACAGTGACAAGCTGGATTTCTATATGTTCCAATCTGGTCATAATATACAATTTCAAAATACGTCTTATACGCTTGCAGAAGAATTCAGTAATAAGCCTGTTAAACGGCCAGCTCTTAATTCAGAGCCATGTTATGAACAAATGGGCTATAGCAGAAATATATATGGCCGGTTTAGTAGATTTGATGTTAGAAAGGCTGCTTGGCAAAGTTTATTGTCAGGTGCAGAGGCAGGTGTTACCTATGGAGCTCATGGGATATGGAGCTGGCATAAGCAAGAAAAAAACTTTGGCCTAGTTGGAGAGGCGTTTGATAAGCCTTACGATTGGCGAGATGCGGTAAAGTTTGAAGGTGCTTGGGATTATGCTTTTGCCAAAAAGATCTTTCACTTATTTAATCTCAAAGACTTACAGCCATTAAAAATTGTCATGAAAAATACCGATGAGATTAGAGTAGCAAGCAGCAAGGATGCCAGTAGAATCGCCATTTACCTGCCTGTTAATACTACCTTAAAATTAGATACAACTCTCGAAGATTATGATTTTACGATCATTGATTTAGAGCATAGACGATTTGGAGAAGCAAGTGTAACCATTGAGGATAATATCACGACTATTGGCATGCATAGCTTTGATTCAGACGTTGTTATTATTGGGGAAAAAAGACGTTAA
- a CDS encoding lysozyme inhibitor LprI family protein, producing the protein MKIRKLMVPIAALLLLAACNNSATESSTSANNEPENNSISQNANEENATTESAEAANTNNTNTTEREKDSSANDDKVSQKEEYLTKLNAKKKEMDELRKNPEDDSTYALKKVEGERYKAWDDLLNEIYGVLQKQLSSEEMEQLKQEQREWIENRDSKAKEASLKYEGGTMEQLEYVAVLADLTEERCFALVEGYMK; encoded by the coding sequence ATGAAAATAAGGAAGCTAATGGTTCCAATTGCAGCTCTACTACTACTGGCTGCATGTAATAACTCAGCTACAGAATCAAGCACTTCAGCAAATAACGAACCAGAAAACAACAGTATTTCACAAAATGCGAATGAAGAGAATGCTACTACAGAGTCAGCAGAAGCAGCCAACACAAACAATACTAATACAACAGAAAGGGAAAAAGACTCAAGTGCTAATGATGACAAAGTGAGCCAGAAGGAAGAATATCTTACAAAACTAAATGCTAAGAAAAAAGAAATGGATGAACTAAGAAAAAATCCCGAGGATGATTCCACATATGCATTGAAAAAAGTGGAAGGAGAGAGATACAAGGCTTGGGATGATTTATTAAATGAGATTTATGGAGTCCTGCAGAAGCAGCTTTCCTCTGAAGAAATGGAGCAGCTAAAACAGGAGCAGCGCGAATGGATCGAAAACCGTGATAGTAAGGCAAAAGAGGCATCTCTTAAATATGAAGGCGGAACGATGGAGCAATTGGAATATGTAGCTGTGCTAGCAGATCTTACGGAAGAGAGATGCTTTGCATTGGTTGAGGGATATATGAAATAA
- a CDS encoding 7-cyano-7-deazaguanine synthase — protein MNVKNDLLTNLHREVLHGMYFDYNDTSSKFIDLITIMGSLIVFESDIKKDKKDLDISIPVFDVSFWEQEKAAIEALFEWITDKPVPVQFTVINPLDNDDVFLSLPANQDVALFYDDIESIAGLNKDKSLFDYIRIINKDNEKQKQQKLAAFLRKSVADSSEILDAPIKLLFKRKTTPAAILFVIAIAAAKSYFNDGSKVFYYQSKQINMDYLNNPSLLLKAAHPRTYQMMNALYKSASVDMSIETPLLQKSRAEVIKELPKEYKQQIKNTNECVRMKRKIDKAMYTPCGICIACLQRKIALTAAECEVYDGFYQYDYGQKIAEIINEQDQQIYTETLDLMQALYEQVKINHSQRKSSI, from the coding sequence ATGAATGTAAAAAATGATCTTCTAACTAATTTACATAGAGAAGTGCTTCATGGGATGTACTTTGACTATAACGATACTAGCAGTAAATTTATAGACCTCATCACTATAATGGGCAGTCTTATTGTCTTTGAGTCTGATATAAAAAAAGACAAAAAGGACCTCGACATATCAATTCCAGTTTTTGATGTATCTTTTTGGGAACAGGAAAAGGCTGCAATAGAGGCGCTTTTTGAATGGATTACTGACAAACCAGTACCTGTTCAATTCACAGTAATCAATCCGCTAGATAACGACGACGTTTTTTTGTCATTGCCTGCAAACCAAGACGTGGCATTGTTTTATGATGATATAGAATCAATTGCCGGATTAAATAAGGACAAGTCCTTGTTTGATTACATTCGTATTATCAACAAAGATAATGAAAAGCAGAAACAACAAAAATTAGCAGCGTTTTTGCGGAAATCTGTTGCTGATTCTAGCGAAATTCTTGATGCACCTATAAAACTACTCTTTAAAAGAAAAACCACTCCTGCAGCTATTTTATTCGTAATAGCGATTGCTGCTGCAAAGTCCTATTTTAATGATGGTTCAAAAGTATTCTATTATCAAAGCAAACAAATAAACATGGACTATCTTAACAATCCATCTCTTTTACTTAAAGCAGCCCATCCGAGAACATATCAAATGATGAATGCCCTTTATAAAAGCGCATCAGTCGATATGAGCATTGAGACGCCATTGCTGCAAAAAAGCCGTGCCGAAGTCATTAAGGAACTGCCAAAAGAATATAAACAGCAAATAAAAAATACAAATGAATGTGTAAGAATGAAAAGAAAGATAGACAAGGCAATGTATACTCCTTGTGGAATATGTATAGCTTGTCTTCAGAGAAAGATAGCATTAACTGCTGCTGAATGTGAAGTATATGATGGATTTTATCAGTATGACTACGGGCAAAAAATAGCCGAAATCATAAATGAACAGGATCAACAGATTTATACAGAAACACTAGACCTAATGCAAGCCCTCTATGAGCAGGTAAAAATCAACCATTCACAGAGGAAGAGCAGCATATAG
- a CDS encoding SDR family oxidoreductase yields MTNLQDKVAIITGASRGIGAQSAKRLAELGAKVVVNYANSPQAADEVVADIVENGGHAIAVKADVSKLKEIEKLFEQTISHFGKVDILVNNAGIMHTVPISAVTEEQFDQHFAINVKGTYFACQQAFKHMEANGRIVYFSTSVAGVMFPGYSLYAATKGAVEQISRQLAREFGQKNITINTLAPGPTTTELFLEGKGPEQLEGLKRNNAFGRLGETEDIADTLAFLVSEESRWITGQTIRVNGGMV; encoded by the coding sequence ATGACAAACTTACAGGATAAAGTCGCCATTATTACAGGCGCATCAAGAGGAATTGGCGCACAAAGTGCTAAAAGGCTGGCAGAATTAGGAGCAAAGGTAGTCGTCAATTATGCCAACAGTCCTCAAGCTGCAGACGAGGTTGTTGCAGATATTGTTGAGAATGGCGGCCACGCAATTGCTGTCAAAGCAGATGTAAGCAAATTAAAGGAAATAGAGAAGTTATTCGAACAGACAATCAGTCATTTCGGTAAAGTTGATATCCTTGTAAATAATGCAGGTATCATGCATACCGTTCCAATAAGCGCAGTAACAGAAGAACAATTCGACCAGCATTTTGCCATTAATGTGAAAGGAACCTATTTTGCCTGTCAACAAGCCTTCAAACATATGGAAGCAAACGGCCGCATTGTCTATTTCTCCACATCGGTTGCAGGAGTAATGTTCCCTGGGTACAGCCTCTATGCCGCTACTAAGGGTGCAGTTGAACAAATCAGCAGACAGCTAGCAAGGGAATTTGGCCAAAAGAATATCACCATTAATACCCTTGCTCCAGGTCCGACAACAACAGAATTATTTCTAGAAGGCAAAGGTCCTGAACAATTAGAAGGATTAAAAAGAAATAATGCCTTTGGAAGATTAGGCGAAACAGAGGATATCGCCGATACATTAGCCTTCTTAGTGAGTGAGGAGTCTCGCTGGATTACAGGACAAACGATTCGGGTTAATGGCGGGATGGTTTAA
- a CDS encoding AraC family transcriptional regulator: protein MKDRQQQLVKLIENHTNTDGTIETEIDKLSFIRSSSLSEPLHSLFEPSVCFIAQGSKIVMVGDDIFHYDPNHYLIASVHLPITGKIIKATEDKPYLGVKLRFTTEEILDVIKVKQDHSAPAQRAIMVNETTSNILDAVIRLISLLDTPEDIPALAPLYKREILYRIWQNEDGEQMREFAVMGSQAQAIKEVIQTINEEFDQPLRIDVLAKMAKMSVSSFHHYFKQVTSMSPLKYQKKIRLQEARKLLMSEPVEAAEAAFQVGYESPSQFSREYSRMFGYPPVSDVKRLRDSLTNSAEK from the coding sequence ATGAAGGATAGGCAGCAGCAGCTTGTGAAATTAATTGAAAATCATACGAATACGGATGGAACTATTGAAACGGAGATTGATAAATTAAGTTTTATCCGGTCTTCATCCTTATCAGAGCCCCTCCATTCCTTGTTTGAACCATCTGTCTGTTTTATTGCTCAAGGCTCAAAAATCGTGATGGTTGGTGATGATATTTTTCATTATGACCCGAATCACTATCTTATCGCCTCTGTTCATTTGCCAATAACGGGAAAAATCATTAAAGCTACAGAGGACAAACCATATTTAGGTGTCAAGCTGCGCTTTACAACAGAAGAGATTCTCGATGTTATTAAGGTAAAGCAGGATCACTCCGCTCCTGCCCAAAGAGCCATTATGGTCAATGAAACAACGTCGAATATATTAGATGCCGTCATAAGACTGATTAGTTTACTTGATACACCAGAAGATATTCCTGCACTTGCACCGCTTTATAAAAGGGAAATTCTTTATCGAATTTGGCAAAATGAAGATGGTGAACAAATGAGGGAGTTCGCAGTGATGGGAAGTCAAGCGCAGGCAATCAAGGAGGTTATCCAAACAATTAATGAGGAGTTTGATCAGCCGCTGCGGATAGATGTACTCGCAAAAATGGCGAAGATGAGCGTTTCCTCCTTTCATCATTATTTTAAACAAGTAACGTCAATGAGCCCTTTGAAGTATCAAAAAAAGATAAGGTTGCAGGAGGCGAGAAAGCTATTAATGTCAGAGCCGGTTGAAGCAGCAGAGGCAGCATTCCAAGTCGGCTATGAAAGCCCTTCTCAATTCAGCAGGGAATACAGCAGAATGTTTGGTTATCCGCCCGTTAGTGATGTAAAAAGACTGAGAGATTCCTTAACGAACAGTGCAGAAAAATAA
- a CDS encoding LacI family DNA-binding transcriptional regulator produces MIRTIADIAKIAGVAKSTVSRYLNGGSVGEATKKKIEKAIQDTGYTPNPFAQSLKAKKTNIIGTIVPRLDSYASSQTLIGIDEQLKEWNYQMLISNTSQDLDREIESIYSLAKQKMAGIILLATVITDRHLKAISEINIPVLLIGQEHEEIHSVIHDDYHAGLAIGQYVLEKGHRKIAFLGVTEQDIAVGVKRKTGFQKALEARDDIDVSYYETEFNIPAAQAAAMNILDAREHSIIVCATDNIAIGVLKSAYKQGLSIPRDVSVTGFGGYDVTEAIHPGITTAKFHYKEAGKKAAINMVELIQERPVEKLTTMNFEIIKRESVDTV; encoded by the coding sequence ATGATTCGGACCATTGCGGATATTGCTAAAATCGCTGGTGTCGCCAAAAGTACCGTTTCACGCTACCTAAACGGCGGCTCTGTTGGTGAGGCAACGAAAAAGAAGATTGAAAAGGCAATTCAAGATACTGGATATACGCCTAATCCATTTGCTCAAAGCTTAAAAGCAAAAAAGACGAATATTATCGGCACGATTGTTCCGAGATTAGATTCTTATGCTTCGTCACAGACGTTAATCGGAATTGATGAACAGTTGAAGGAATGGAATTATCAAATGCTGATATCCAATACAAGCCAGGATTTAGACAGAGAAATTGAGAGTATTTACAGCTTGGCAAAACAAAAGATGGCGGGCATTATTCTCCTTGCCACTGTGATTACAGACAGGCATCTGAAGGCCATTTCCGAAATTAATATTCCCGTCCTGCTGATTGGTCAGGAGCATGAAGAGATTCATAGTGTTATTCATGATGATTATCATGCTGGTTTGGCGATCGGACAATATGTGCTGGAGAAGGGACATCGGAAAATTGCCTTTCTTGGTGTTACAGAACAGGATATTGCTGTTGGTGTTAAACGGAAAACTGGTTTCCAAAAAGCATTGGAGGCAAGGGACGATATTGATGTCAGTTATTATGAGACAGAATTTAATATTCCTGCCGCTCAAGCCGCTGCGATGAATATTTTGGATGCCCGTGAGCATTCTATTATCGTTTGTGCCACAGACAATATTGCGATTGGTGTTTTAAAGTCAGCATACAAACAAGGGTTATCTATACCAAGAGATGTGTCAGTTACAGGATTTGGCGGTTATGATGTGACAGAAGCTATCCATCCCGGCATTACGACAGCGAAATTTCATTATAAGGAAGCAGGTAAAAAAGCAGCAATAAATATGGTTGAGCTAATTCAAGAGCGGCCAGTGGAAAAACTGACAACCATGAATTTTGAGATAATTAAACGAGAAAGCGTTGACACTGTCTAG
- a CDS encoding sucrose-specific PTS transporter subunit IIBC has product MNHKKIAEEILTAIGGKDNVSAAAHCATRLRLVLNDESAIDQGALDNMDVVKGTFSTGGQYQIILGSGTVNEVYKHFASMTGLSEMSTKDVKEAGAKKLNPIQQFVKMLSDIFVPIIPAIVAGGLLMGLNNVLTAQDLFIDGKSLVDAYPNMADLAALINTFANAAFVFLPILIGFSATQRFGGNPYLGAALGMLMVHPDLLNGYNYADAMLKNEVPVWHIFGLDIEKVAYQGTVLPVLAASFILAKIETFLRRIVPSALDNLLTPLLSIFITGLLTFTIVGPLTRSAGNLLTDGIVWMYDTTGVIGGLIFGLLYAPIVITGMHHSFIAVETQLLADIAKTGGSFLFAIATMSNIAQGAATLAVLKITKDAKVKGTASAAGISALLGITEPAMFGVNLKLRYPFIGAIVGSAVGSGFVTLFKVKAVALGAAGLPGIISIRPDTIVPYIIGMAVAFAVAFTVTIVLAKRAAKKEANIRKEGIVA; this is encoded by the coding sequence ATGAACCATAAAAAAATCGCAGAAGAGATACTGACGGCAATTGGCGGTAAAGACAATGTATCTGCAGCAGCACACTGTGCAACACGGCTTCGATTAGTGCTGAATGATGAATCAGCAATCGATCAAGGAGCACTTGATAATATGGATGTGGTAAAAGGGACCTTTTCAACAGGAGGCCAATATCAAATTATTTTAGGCTCAGGAACTGTGAATGAGGTGTATAAGCATTTTGCCTCCATGACTGGCTTATCGGAAATGTCGACAAAGGATGTTAAAGAAGCAGGAGCAAAAAAGCTTAATCCAATTCAACAGTTTGTAAAAATGCTGTCAGATATCTTTGTGCCGATAATCCCTGCAATTGTTGCTGGCGGTTTATTAATGGGACTTAACAATGTTTTGACAGCACAGGATTTATTTATAGACGGAAAATCTTTAGTAGATGCGTATCCGAATATGGCAGATTTAGCTGCACTTATTAATACTTTTGCAAACGCTGCCTTTGTGTTTTTGCCAATCTTAATTGGTTTCTCCGCCACACAGCGGTTTGGGGGAAATCCATATCTTGGTGCAGCACTGGGAATGCTTATGGTTCACCCGGATTTACTGAATGGCTACAATTATGCAGATGCAATGCTGAAAAATGAAGTTCCTGTTTGGCACATATTTGGCTTGGACATTGAGAAGGTGGCCTATCAAGGAACTGTGCTGCCTGTGCTTGCTGCCTCGTTTATTTTGGCTAAGATTGAAACATTTCTCAGAAGAATCGTACCTTCCGCATTAGATAATTTGCTGACACCGCTCTTATCTATTTTTATAACTGGTTTATTGACATTTACTATAGTTGGCCCACTTACAAGGTCAGCAGGGAATCTATTAACAGATGGAATTGTTTGGATGTATGACACAACCGGAGTAATCGGCGGATTAATTTTCGGCCTTTTGTATGCACCAATTGTTATTACAGGAATGCATCACAGCTTTATCGCAGTGGAAACACAATTGCTTGCAGACATTGCCAAAACAGGAGGCTCCTTCTTATTTGCTATCGCAACAATGTCCAATATAGCGCAAGGTGCAGCAACACTTGCTGTATTGAAAATAACAAAGGATGCAAAGGTGAAAGGAACGGCGTCTGCAGCAGGTATTTCTGCATTGCTTGGCATTACAGAGCCAGCGATGTTCGGTGTTAATCTAAAACTGAGATATCCATTTATCGGGGCTATCGTAGGTTCTGCTGTTGGCTCTGGTTTTGTCACATTGTTTAAAGTAAAAGCTGTTGCATTAGGTGCTGCCGGATTGCCTGGGATCATTTCAATTCGTCCAGATACGATTGTGCCATATATTATCGGAATGGCAGTCGCATTTGCAGTTGCCTTCACTGTAACAATTGTATTAGCGAAAAGAGCAGCTAAAAAGGAAGCAAACATAAGAAAAGAAGGCATAGTGGCATAA